Proteins encoded by one window of Pan troglodytes isolate AG18354 chromosome 16, NHGRI_mPanTro3-v2.0_pri, whole genome shotgun sequence:
- the LOC100608360 gene encoding acidic leucine-rich nuclear phosphoprotein 32 family member B-like — protein MDMKRRIHLELRNWTPSAVRELVLDNCKSNDGKIEGLTAEFVNLEFLSLINVGLISVSNLPKLPKLKKLELSENRIFGGLDMLAEKLPNLTRPNLSGNKLKDISTLEPLKKLECLKSLDLFNCEVTNMNDYRERVSSSSCPSLPTWMAMTKRTRRNLTQMLRWMVWMKSRRAKKKTRKTRRMKMVKKRSLMKKMKM, from the coding sequence ATGGACATGAAGAGGAGGATCCACCTGGAGCTGAGGAACTGGACCCCGTCAGCTGTTCGAGAACTTGTCTTGGACAATTGCAAATCAAATGATGGAAAAATTGAGGGCTTAACAGCTGAATTTGTGAACTTAGAGTTCCTTAGTTTAATAAATGTAGGCTTGATCTCAGTTTCAAATCTTCCCAAGCTGCCTAAATTGAAAAAGCTTGAACTCAGTGAAAATAGAATCTTTGGAGGTCTGGATATGTTAGCTGAAAAGCTTCCAAATCTCACACGTCCAAACTTAAGTGGAAATAAACTGAAAGATATCAGCACCTTGGAACCTTTGAAAAAGTTAGAATGTCTGAAAAGCCTGGACCTCTTTAACTGTGAGGTTACTAACATGAATGACTACCGAGAGAGAGTGTCTTCAAGCTCCTGCCCCAGCTTACCTACATGGATGGCTATGACCAAGAGGACCAGGAGGAACCTGACTCAGATGCTGAGGTGGATGGTGTGGATGAAGAGTAGGAGGGCGAAGAAGAAGACGAGGAAGACGAGGAGGATGAAGATGGTGAAGAAGAGGAGTTTGATGAAGAAGATGAAAATGTAG